The nucleotide window CTGTGAGAAAGTGAGGCGCTACTGCCAGCTTCGCTTTTGGCTATGACTTGAGGCTTGGAGGGGAAAGGAGAACAGGTAATGATGGGCCAGCATGATAGAGACAGATAACATTATGGATATAGTTAGAATGAGGTAAGGACAGGCATATTTATGGGGGAGGAAATGTGACTTCCGCACCTGCTGTCACATTGCAGAGTGAATGACCCTTGTAAAGACGTCTGTGGAACGGTCAGCAATCTCCTCCCAACTCATCTTCCCAGTGTGAAGGCAGAGTCCCCACACATGGTGCGCTGGGCCCTTTAGATGCACTCTGCACATCTCTTACCTTGAACAGTGATGTTCACAGCCTCTGAAGACTCGTTTTTACTCCCGATAATCCCCCTGCAGAAGTAGGAGCCACTGTGTTCAAGTTTTGCTTCTGGAATGTAGAAGTCAGAATTCTGATAAGAAAACTGCTTGCCTCGGCCATTCCGGAAAAATTGAACCTTTTGTACAGTAGTATTCTTCCAACTGTGACACTTCAGCTGAATGGGCTCCCCCACCTGGACCACCGACCGAGAGGCCTGGAGCAACAGCCAGCCTGAAAGACACAAAGAGAACACAGGCCCAGGAGGCCTCAGCATTCAGTGCAAAGCTTTTGTGAAGGGGATGCTCACCACCCAGATCCTGGGGGATGATGGAAAGCCAGACTGGGAGCCATCCTTACATAGCTTTCTTTGGGAAAAAGCCAACTGGGCCCTGCAAGAGAGCTCAAGTCACACCAAGAACTTTTGTCTAAtggtggagagggagagacacaCACATGGTCAAAACATAAGGTTAGAGCATAGGGTCTAAGTGATGAGGCAGGTGAGAAGCAATTTGCAGTGTCCTTAATGGCTACACTTGGATTTGCTATGGCAGGTAATAAGGAGCCATTGTAAGTTCTAGATCAAAGAGTAAACATTGTATTAGAAAATGATGATTTGCCCAATTAAAGGAAAGGTAGACTTCAGAAGGAATGGACAGTTGTAGGAATATTGGAAGACTGTTGCAGACAGTCAGGAAGAAGGTTACTGAGTGGCCACAGGAGTGGCTGCAGAAATCATGAGGGAGACCTCAATATAAAAGTCAGGGAGgggggacttcccgggtggcgcagtggttaacaatccgcctgccaatgcaggggacatgggtttgatccctggtccggaaagaccccacatgccacggagcaactaaccccgtgcgccacaactactgagcctacgctctagagcccgcaagccacaactactgaagcccgggtgccacaatgactgaagcccgtttgcctagagcctgtgctctgcaacaagagaagccactgcaatgagaagtctgtgcactgcaacaaagagtggcctccgcttgccacaactagagaaagcctgcgtgcagccaaaaaagaaaaaaattaagttaaatcttaaaaaaaaaaaaaaagtcagggaggGGAAACAAAAGCATGCGTGGTAGTGCTGATGGTAATTGGTGGTTCCTGAAGGGCCACAGCGTCTCAGCAAGGCCATCTTCATTACTGAGCACAGCCTCTGAGAGAGAGAATGTTATGTCACCAAGATACTTGTTTTCACAACTGCCTTGCCAAGTAACCAGGctccacacacacagagagaacttGAAATTGTGGTCAAGAAGTTGGTCTGAATAACGAAAAATGATATtgcatagaaattttaaaatgacatgagAAAACATTCATCAGACAATGTTAAGTTAAAAAGACAGAATACAAAAAGTATgtatgctcagaaaaaaagaaaaaacatggacTTAAATATTAACAGGGGTTACCTATGTAatcttatatgtatatgtatggtcTGGTTTCTTTGGGGGGGAACATTCTTGTTCCATTCTGGCTGTCATGGACTCAGTGAATGTCCATATGTACATTCGttaaactaatattttattgagcacttactatgttgtGCAGACTGGGGATACCCAGATGACTAAGACACATCAAAGAACCTGTGATCCAGACATAGAAATAATTACAATACAGTGTGATAAGTGCTACAACAGGCTAAGAACAAAGGGCTGAAGGACCAAAGAGAATGGAGCAAAGAAATTCTGCCCAAAGAAAGTAAGGAAAACTTCTCAGAGAAGGAGATAAGTGAAATGGGTCCTAAAGAATGATCAGGAGTTTGCCTGCTGAAGTTAATGCTCTTGGTCACAGTTTAAAACAGTTCTCACTGATTAGACTTCTAAAGTCAGTTTCTAGAGCCAAGTTTAAGACAAGCTAATAACTACCAGATATGATTTGTCTATTGCTTCCTGTTGGTAATTCCCCATTTTATTTGATCATAGGTGGCCATCTATCTCTCACCTAGCTAGATAATAGACATTCCTCTTTGTAACTCTGTAGACTGAGAACAATGTCAGCTAAGTGACACAATCAGGCAAAGAAGCCAAGAAAATCAGCTTCAGATTCCATGGAATTCTGTTGCAGGTCCACCTTCATTaggccctccttcccctccagaCTCGTTCCACTCACATACAATATACAGATGGGGCAGCCATGAAAATAGAGTCAGGCTTAACAAGGTGACGCTGCAGGTACCGGGCTATGTGGTGTGATTTCAGGGACACCAGGAGAGATCTCTTGCCTCCAAAATACTTCTTCTACTTGCATCTAATGAGTGGATTCTGTTAATACACAAAGACTGATTCCATGATGAATATGCAGCCtgaatgtgtacatatatctctATTAGGAGAGATATCACACGGCCAAATTTATGCTGAAGTGTATATTTTGAGTGTGGCAttgatgggaagagagagagagagattatggTGAATTAGGGATGGCTTGTGGGGTAGCTCAGGGCATTGTGTGTCTGAGAGTGAGGAGATTGAGGTCCTAAAATGGATTCATGAATTTATTCAATAACTATTATTGAGCATCAGTGTCATGCCCTGACCTTCAGATGACACCATTCATGCTGTATGTATTCTATGTGAATATTGATTCCTGGAACTGTGCAGTGCAGCAGCCCTGTAGTATATGCCaggctttgactttttttttttttttttttgcggtacgcgggcctctcactgctgtggcctctcccgtcgtggagcacaggctccggacgcgcaggctcagcagccatggctcacgggcccagccgctctgcggcatgtgggatcctccccgaccggggcacgaacctgtgtcccctgcatcggcaggcggactcccaaccactgcaccaccagggaagtcccaggttttGACTTTTTACCTAAGGCCTATTTATAGCTAGGACTACAATCTGATATAATTCAGTAGGACTACAGATCATCTCATCTTAGTTTTAAGCCCCAGGAACATCATCTTCTGGTGCTTCCCAAGTCTTTCAGGGCCTCGTGTTTTACCATTTATTGGTGATTTCCCTTTTCCCCTTCACCTACTCACCCATGTAGACTTTTAGCTGCACCGGGTCGCTGAGTGTGGAGAGGCCTGTCTGACACTTGTAGTCTCCACTATCCTCAACTTTGGCAGCTGTGATGAAGTAGCTGGAGGCCTGGTTTGGGATGAGAGTCCCATTGTGCCACCACTGTGTGGAATTGTCTCCAAGAGGGTAGTCCCCCTGGCACTTTAGAGTCACGTGGTCATCCTTGAGCACCCGGTCCCATTGAGGGTCTAGGAGCACCACAGCCTTTGGGAGGTCTGCTGAGGAGTCAAGAGAATGTAGATAAGGGCAGGAAATGAGCCAGCCCTACACTGGCATTCCCAGGGAGGCTCAAAACCCATTGCGAACCGAGAGTTGGCAACTCAGCCTCAGCATAGCACTCAGTCTGAGCATATTGGCTTGGGGAGGCTTGGCTTCCTTCtttttgcctctcactgttgtggcctctcccgttgccgagcacaggctccggacgcgcaggctcagcggccatggctcacgggcccagccgctctgcggcacgtgggatcttcccggaccggggcacgaacccgtgtcccctgcatcggcaggcggactctcaaccactgcgccaccagggaagccctggcctcctTCTTGGTCTCTCTTTATCTTGAGCAAAATTGGCCAGAGAAGCATAGGGCCAAGCCCTACTGTGTTGGGGGAATTACCCCTGCCAGCCCCACATCAGCAACTTCCTATGCAAAGAACATTTCCTAATACCCTGTGGCTATTGCACATTTACATTCCTCACTTGACCCATCCAAGACGACGAAGCAAACTCACCAGCTTGCGTGCCAGCTGAAACTGTAAGAAGAAAGAGTGAAACAGATATTGAGTAGCAGCAGAGATCAGGGTGACTGGAGTGTGGAGTGAGTTTAAactcccctgcccacctctgccctGGGAGGCCTGTGTTCCCAAGAATCAAGATAAATATAGTGGATAGCTCTCCCATTGCCTGTCCTCTGGTCTCCGATGTCTGTGCCTCCTACTCCCTTGTCCACCCAAACCCCTGTTTGCAACACCATTCCCTTACTCTGTGGTCCCCGTTCGAACTCCCAGATTAAGGGTGCAGATCAAATATCCCTGAATCAAACCATAGAAACAACCTCACCCCAAGTCCCCTGGAAAGGGAGGAAATTAAAAGACTTAGAGAGGAGCACTGGAATGTGAGAATGGAAGAGACAGACCTTCAGGACCATCTAGTCCATACTCTTCAGTTTATAGATAGacaaactgagacccagaggggtGAAGTAACGGAGACCTCACGTCCCCCTTCACCTCCTGATTATGCCCAAATCAGGGCCAGCAATTCTCCACATCTCTAACGCTTGAAGCTTAAATCCTAGAAGTCCTAGAAGCTAAATCTAGATCTATAGACATGGTAAGGGGTCCTATCCCTTGGTAGGGGTCTCATCCCTTGCCCGAAAAGGGATGTCTGCTGAACCCAGGGCATCTTGAGCTCAACTCCCAGGCAGGGTGATTCTGACTTACCTAGAAACAGCAGAGCCGTTGGTGGTAGCAGCTGCCACATGTTGTGCATTGGAGTAGACAAGTCACCACAGATATCAGAGCCCTAAGGGGACCTAGTTGActtgaagagaagaaataaacagcccttctccccacccctcaaGCCTATTACtcatcagtttcctcttctggaaaCGTCATTTGATTCCTGAATCTGAACGCTGACAAATGAAACCCCACCTCTCTGGTTGGGATCCACCCGGTGACACGAACAGGACAACAGGACCCTGGGAATGAGACTCAATAAGGAGGACATTCCCTCACGGGGTCTCTTGTTCTACCTCAAAACTTCTCACTCTCCTGCTTGGCCCAGACCCATCTCCACCCAGCCAGGGCCTGCCTACAGAAAGCAGTCATTTAAATCATCAGATCATTAGAAGCGTCCCTCACCCCAATATTATCTCTaccaacattttcttttaaaattggaaatgCAGGCTCCGTCATATAGTACTTCAGATGCTTATCTGGGAAACCTAAAACAGGAAGAGTACCTTCAGGGCCTTCTGTGATCTCCGAGGTGAAAGGTGGCTATccctcagcgctctctgttgttCATTGCTACTGAAATGGCTTTCTGCAACATGATGTGGTGCAAGGCGTTCACTTCAGTTTTCCTTCCttgaggttttattttcttgttgactCGTTTCCTGTCTGTGGCCTTCAAATGGAGGGAGGAATTGCCAGCTGCCGAGAGGGTGGGCTAGgcaggaaagagaggagggagagcaCAGGAGGACAGCAGAAGAATGGGAAACGTTCTGCAGGTTTTCCTGAGCAATCCTCCAGCTGAGTGTGTTGGGGTGGTATGTGTTAATTTTACAGTGATAggtaaaatgcaaatttttaaaagaaggacaGATGGTCTTGGCCTAGTTTAGGCTGGAGTGTTTGTCTCCacgcttgctttttcttttctccctcatcCTTTTCTTtactccctcccttcttctcttcccTAATGTTGAAATGACAGCCACAGCACACGGTTCTGAGATTACAGAGTTCATCAGTTATCATTCCCCAGGATTTATAGCTTCTTAAGGGGAAACTACCAGATGATCATCTGAAGTGCTTTAGGGACTCTGACAGTACTTCTGAAATTCTGCGTCTGCACGAAGAAGCCAGTGGCTAATTCTGTCTGGGGGAGGAGTCCACGTGGAAGACAGAACACTTTAATTAGATCACAGAAGATAATTATGTGTTCAGCAGGAAAGCTTTTGAGGGAAATAGTCGTTTCAGGCAAAAGGAACCGCATCAGCAGAGACTTGGAGTGAAATAGGCTGGCATGTTTACAGAGCTGGGTATAGCTCCACAGGATTCGTGAGTACTGCAGGGGAGAAGCACAGGCTCTTAAAGGGTTATGAGGGCTGTGTTTCAGGTGAGTGTGGGATGGAATTCCGACTCCACTGTTTATTTAACCTGTCGAggtctcagtttccatatctctAAACTTGGGCTAACAAAAATGGTACTAACCCCAAGGagttgttgtgaggtttaaatgaaataatgcatatagAGTTGTTGGTTCCACCTCTGGAACCATACCGGTTGATGACTATTAGAAGTGCAACACAGGAGGTTGagaccttctctctttttctgacttaagTTGTGACACTCCCATCCCCTGTACTCCTTCAGGAGCTTGTGCTTCTCCTTTGCAGTCCTCATCACATTTGTGGACTATAAGTTCTTTGAGGGTAGGGAATCTGTTCCTCTTGTTCATCATTGTATCCCCAGCATattgcacagtgcctggaatagactagtcattcaattaatatttattgggtgATCATAAAGGACTTTGTATGTCACGTTGAACAACTTGTATGTTCTGGAACTGCTATCACAGTAGTTTTTACAGAATGTAAAACTGCTCATCAAGGTTTTAAGCTGGGAAATAACACAGTCCAAGAAACAGGTTGGAGGGGAGAAAGATTGAAGGTGGAGGGAAAATTTGGGAAGTTATTTTAACAGTTTAGCTGAAAGATAGGAGATTCTCtgataaaaaagtgaaaatgcaaTGGAAGCATCTAGGAGAGATGTTAAGAAAGTAGAACGGACGGGATTTGGCTGAGTGATTGGCAATAAGGAATGATGGAGAAGGAGGGACTAGGTGATGCTCAACTTTCTGATTTGGGTGATCAGGAGGATGGTGACACATTTCCTGGACATAAGAAATAGAGGAAGAGGAGCAGGCTTTGGGAGAGGGAGATAATGATCTCAGCTTTTGACACTGAGTTGGaggttggtggtggttttaggtGGAGATGCCAAGTAGGCAGTTGGACTTATGGCTCTGGAACTCAGAAGGGTCTGGACAGAAGAAGATTTAGGAGGCACCAACATGGTtgatgttttaaacttttttttttttttttgtgctacgtgggcctctcactgttgtggcctctcccgttgcggagcacaggctccgggcgcgcaggctcagtggccatggctcacgggcccagccgctccgcggcatgtgggatcttcccggaccggggcacgaacccgtgtcccctgcatcagcaggcggactctcaaccactgtgccaccagggaagccctgttttaaacTTTTGATAAAAGTTTTAGGCCTTCTCCCAAGAaaaaatgcacacatacacatcatTTTCCCTATAATCTAAGAAGCTGCCTGTGAAGCCCATCCAAAGATCCTAGGTTAAGATGAAGTATAAATATCATCTCTCTGATTCTAAGAGTATTGAGTGAGAAAAAAGGGGAACAGTGAGGGGAAGGAAGGCGAAATGAGGGAAGAGGTGGGGAGGGCGAGAGGAGAGGACCAATGACAGAAACTTGACACTCAGCAACTTTGACAGGGTGTGTAAAGGAAGAATAGCTGACAAAGGAGATTGGGTAGGAGGGGCTAAAGAAGTGAGAAGAACAGGACAGCCCAAGGAGGATGGATCTTCAAGGAGGGAGAAGTTAACAGTATAAAATGCTGTAGAAAAGTTCAAGAAAGAGTTCTTTCAATGTGGCAATCTGGGAACAATTCATGACCTTTGCCTGAGCAATGtcaggggctggggttgggggacaGGAACTTGATAACTTTTGGTTGAAGATTGAGTAGAAATGAAATAGTGTTTTAATGAGTTACTACTCCTTTTAAGAATCTCTGTTATGCTTTCATAACAGAGAAAGCATAACAGAGGGGATCCACTCCTTTCCCCCTTCTTATCAGCACCTCAGTGTCCCTGGGGGAAGCCCCCACTGTGAGTAGTCCATAGAAAGTGGTAATTGCTTCTTACTACAGAAGCCAAAGGAGTCAGATCTCCCCTTCCGTCACCTTGGGCCCGTGTTATGGGCTAAATTGTGTCTCCcctaaatttatatgttgaagtcctaatccccagtacctcagaatgtggccaTATTTTGAGATAGGGACtttaaagttaaaatgaggtcattatggTGAACTCTAACCCAGTATGACTGGTACAGTTATAacaagaggagattaggacacagacatgcacagaaggaagaccatgtgaagacacaagaaGATGGCtattgtggacttccctggtggcgcagtggttaaaaatccgcctgccaatgcaggggacacgggttcgagccccggtcggggaagatcccacatgcctcggagcaactgagcccatgcaccacaactactgagactgttctagagcccgtgagccacaactactgagcccatgtgccacaactactgaaacccatgtgcttagagcctgtgctctacaacaagagaagccaccacaataagaagcctgcgtactgcaacaaagagtagcccctgcttgctgcaactagagaaagcccacgtgcagcaacgaagacccaatgcagccaaaaaaaaaaaaaaaagaagatgactatcaggacttccctggtggtccactagTTAaaaatccatcttgcaatgcaagggacgccggttcaatccctggtcagggaactaagatcccacatgctgcagggcaactaagccagcatgccacaactagagagcctgagtcccgcaactacagagcccatgtgctctggagcccatgcgctgcaGCGAAAGATcttgtgtgccgcaactaagacccaatgaagccaaaaaataaataaataaatattttttaaaaagatgactatctataagccaaggagagaggccacaggaaaataaaaccctgacaacaccttgatctcTGATTTCTAGCacccagaactgtgggaaaataaatttctgtggtttaagctccccagtctgtggtactttgttatggcagcctgagatgACTAATACAGAAAGTCAAAGAGCAGGCATGTGATCTAGGCTTGGCCAGTTTGTCTTTTCTGGGATATTGAATTCTGAATAGTTGAGACTTATTCACTCATAAGCAAGATTCACTTAGAAGAGAGGGAGATGGTTGGGTCCCATTCACCCCAACAGTGGGATAGGCTGATCTACCTCCAGCTTCCCCCACCACGATAAATTCCTTTCTTTCAACtgaatatatccagaatctgataCAGTTGCTTATTATCAAGAGCCCTGAGTGATACAGTAAGAAAGGAGAATTAGAAGATGGTACTTATgaacttccctgttggcacagtggctaagaatccatctgccaatgcaggggacccaggttcgagccctggtccacgaagatctcACATtctgcggagcaattaagcccttgcgccacaattactgaagcctgcatgcctacagcctgtgctcagctacaagagaagccaccgcaatgagaagcctgcacaccgcaatgaagagtagccctgctcgccacaactagagaaagcctgcgtgcagcaacgaaaacccaacacagccaaaaataaataaattaaaaaaaaaaagaagatggtaaCTAGAGG belongs to Pseudorca crassidens isolate mPseCra1 chromosome 2, mPseCra1.hap1, whole genome shotgun sequence and includes:
- the FCGR3A gene encoding low affinity immunoglobulin gamma Fc region receptor III-A isoform X2, whose translation is MHNMWQLLPPTALLFLVSAGTQADLPKAVVLLDPQWDRVLKDDHVTLKCQGDYPLGDNSTQWWHNGTLIPNQASSYFITAAKVEDSGDYKCQTGLSTLSDPVQLKVYMGWLLLQASRSVVQVGEPIQLKCHSWKNTTVQKVQFFRNGRGKQFSYQNSDFYIPEAKLEHSGSYFCRGIIGSKNESSEAVNITVQGQEKPPTSSSFFPPWHQITFFLVMGLLFAVDTGLYFSVKRALRNSKEDWKNGKVTWTQGPQGK
- the FCGR3A gene encoding low affinity immunoglobulin gamma Fc region receptor III-A isoform X1; its protein translation is MHNMWQLLPPTALLFLVSAGTQAADLPKAVVLLDPQWDRVLKDDHVTLKCQGDYPLGDNSTQWWHNGTLIPNQASSYFITAAKVEDSGDYKCQTGLSTLSDPVQLKVYMGWLLLQASRSVVQVGEPIQLKCHSWKNTTVQKVQFFRNGRGKQFSYQNSDFYIPEAKLEHSGSYFCRGIIGSKNESSEAVNITVQGQEKPPTSSSFFPPWHQITFFLVMGLLFAVDTGLYFSVKRALRNSKEDWKNGKVTWTQGPQGK